A stretch of Lathyrus oleraceus cultivar Zhongwan6 chromosome 6, CAAS_Psat_ZW6_1.0, whole genome shotgun sequence DNA encodes these proteins:
- the LOC127095267 gene encoding uncharacterized protein LOC127095267, whose amino-acid sequence MSVNNYTARPPTFSGDSIEFEWWKSKTYILIIDLDDEFWVILEDGIGIIINGVGMVYDTKALTPTQKRFRKHHRVRGILVDALPHSKYIKIIDKSTANTIFNSLCVTYEGNQQVQEAKANLLAQHYELFKMKEDGDIETMFSRFQVLVFGLQVLNKSYTMSDHVKKIIRSLPIRYKPKMTVIQKAKDLNTLTLKSLISNLQSHEMELNRDEAVRKLKPLDFKSVSKTTKAPQNLARKNKRFSSESSGFRGSGFREKKDDHKVFFNCKKPSHFIIECPGLQKDKPKKGSFHKDNFKNRFKKSLMKTWDELDNEEDTENCEEKVNLALMALTSSEAEPESDFGSKSEEEDKVFSKLSRFNLINFVQELMGSCQEKAIHMKIQKKKKQYELLKDELKFVQNKKEALEKDRIGLVKEMSNKPLDECELALKEFLINGFNRNKIASIIYGVSISKGEGLG is encoded by the exons ATGTCTGTT AACAACTACACAGCAAGACCTCCAACTTTCAGTGGAGACTCTATTGAGTTTGAATGGTGGAAGAGTAAGACGTATATTCTTATCATAGACCTTGATGATGAGTTTTGGGTTATTCTAGAAGATGGCATTGGCATTATAATTAATGGAGTTGGAATGGTGTATGATACAAAAGCTCTCACACCAACTCAAAAAAGGTTTAGAAAACATCATAGAGTTAGAGGCATCCTGGTTGATGCTCTACCTCATTCAAAGTACATCAAAATCATTGACAAATCTACTGCTAATACCATTTTCAATTCCCTATGTGTTACTTATGAAGGGAATCAACAAGTTCAGGAAGCTAAGGCTAATCTTCTAGCTCAACATTATGAGTTGTTCAAAATGAAGGAGGATGGAGACATTGAAACCATGTTTTCTAGGTTTCAAGTTCTTGTATTTGGACTTCAAGTTCTGAACAAAAGTTATACTATGtctgatcatgtcaagaagattatTAGGAGTCTTCCTATCAGATATAAACCTAAAATGACTGTTATACAAAAGGCTAAAGACTTAAACACATTAACTCTTAAGAGTCTCATCAGCAATCTTCAGAGCCATGAGATGGAGCTCAATAGAGATGAAGCTGTCAGAAAGTTAAAGCCTCTTGATTTTAAATCTGTTTCTAAAACCACAAAGGCTCCTCAA AATCTAGCCAGGAAGAACAAGAGATTCTCTAGCGAAAGTAGTGGCTTCAGAGGATCTGGCTTTAGAGAAAAGAAGGATGATCATAAAGTATTCTTCAATTGTAAGAAGCCTAGTCACTTCATTATTGAATGTCCTGGGCTACAAAAGGACAAGCCAAAGAAGGGAAGCTTTCATAAAGATAACTTCAAGAACAGATTCAAGAAAAGTCTCATGAAAACATGGGATGAACTTGACAATGAGGAAGACACTGAAAATTGTGAAGAGAAAGTCAATCTTGCACTGATGGCTCTTACATCTTCAGAAGCAGAACCTGAATCAGATTTTGGCTCAAAGTCAGAGGAAGAGGATAAGGTATTTTCTAAACTATCTCgttttaatttaattaattttgttcAAGAGCTCATGGGAAGTTGTCAAGAAAAAGCCATACAcatgaaaatacaaaaaaaaaaaaagcaataTGAACTTTTGAAAGATGAGTTAAAATTTGTTCAAAATAAAAAAGAAGCTCTAGAGAAAGATCGTATTGGTCTAGTAAAGGAAATGTCTAACAAACCTCTTGATGAGTGTGAATTGGCTCTCAAAGAATTTCTCATAAATGGCTTCAATAGAAATAAAATTGCTTCCATAATTTATGGAGTAAGTATAAGCAAAGGAGAAGGTCTTGGTTAA